The Muricauda sp. SCSIO 65647 genome includes a region encoding these proteins:
- a CDS encoding glycosyltransferase family 2 protein, with the protein MQLSVVIPLLNEQESLTELHDWIAAVMQSNHFSYEIIFIDDGSGDDSWKVIQSLASKNQNVKGLRFLKNFGKSQALHAGFKEAQGDVIITMDADLQDSPEEIPELVRLIKEEDFDIVSGWKKKRYDSIITKNLPSKLFNWAARKTSGVQLHDFNCGLKAFKKKVVKTIEVSGEMHRYIPVLAKNAGYSNIGEKVVVHQARKYGKTKFGAERFLNGFLDLITIWFVTKFGKQPMHLFGALGVLMFLVGFGFALYLGIDKLFLDPTGRLITDRPQFYISLTAMILGTQLFMAGFLGELITRSKKTGRGHYTISETINF; encoded by the coding sequence ATGCAGCTATCCGTTGTAATTCCTTTACTTAACGAGCAAGAATCACTGACAGAACTACATGATTGGATTGCAGCCGTGATGCAGTCCAATCATTTTTCTTATGAAATCATTTTTATCGATGATGGCAGTGGTGATGATTCATGGAAGGTCATTCAGTCACTTGCCTCAAAAAATCAGAATGTCAAGGGGCTGCGTTTTCTCAAAAACTTTGGAAAATCACAGGCATTGCACGCTGGTTTCAAAGAGGCCCAGGGCGATGTCATCATTACCATGGATGCCGATTTACAGGATAGTCCGGAAGAAATTCCCGAATTGGTGCGATTGATCAAAGAGGAAGACTTTGACATTGTATCGGGATGGAAGAAGAAACGCTACGATTCGATCATTACCAAGAATCTACCTTCAAAACTCTTCAATTGGGCTGCAAGAAAAACTTCTGGAGTGCAATTGCACGATTTCAATTGTGGCCTAAAAGCGTTCAAAAAAAAGGTGGTCAAGACCATCGAGGTATCTGGTGAAATGCACCGTTACATACCCGTACTTGCCAAAAATGCAGGTTACTCGAACATCGGTGAAAAAGTGGTTGTGCACCAGGCCAGAAAATATGGTAAGACCAAATTTGGGGCAGAGCGTTTTCTCAACGGTTTTTTAGATTTGATCACCATCTGGTTCGTCACAAAGTTTGGCAAACAGCCCATGCACTTATTTGGTGCCTTGGGGGTATTGATGTTTCTGGTCGGTTTTGGTTTTGCCCTTTATCTGGGTATCGACAAACTGTTTTTAGATCCGACCGGTAGGTTGATAACCGATAGGCCCCAATTCTACATATCACTCACCGCAATGATTCTCGGCACACAGCTTTTTATGGCGGGATTTTTAGGCGAATTGATCACACGCTCTAAAAAGACAGGTCGTGGCCATTATACCATCAGTGAGACCATCAATTTTTAG
- a CDS encoding phospho-sugar mutase: protein MQNVLETAQSWLSDFFEPEVKKEVQHLIDNDPDELKERFYKNLEFGTGGMRGVMGVGTNRINKYTLGKNTQGLSNYLKKHYTNETIKVVIAYDCRHNSDTLARIVAEVFAANGIKVFLFSELRTTPELSFAVRHLNCHAGIVLTASHNPPEYNGYKVYWTDGGQIVPPQDGDIIAEINALNFEDVNFNANDSLIEPIDKEVDEAFFEASVKNGSFNAAGKDDFKIVFTSIHGTSITAIPEVLKRAGYKNVTVIEEQATPDGNFPTVESPNPEEPEALKMAIKRAEEIGADMVVGTDPDSDRLGIAVRNLEGEIELLNGNQTMVMMTKFLLDQYQKKGFKGNEFIATTIVSTPMVEEMAKAYGVEFKTALTGFKWIGKMIKDFPDSKFIGGGEESFGYMAGDFVRDKDAVTATLLACEIASQAKADGSSFYQELINAYVQFGFYKEKLISLTKKGISGAEEIKQMLKDFKENPVQSVQGSPVVWIEDYNTSVAKNVQTGEEKTMHLPKSNVLIYETEDGTRIAARPSGTEPKVKFYITTNAALEKAGDFKLVNSQLDAKIEGIVAELNMG from the coding sequence ATGCAGAATGTTTTAGAGACCGCCCAATCATGGCTAAGCGATTTTTTCGAGCCAGAGGTCAAGAAAGAAGTACAGCATTTGATCGATAACGACCCCGATGAGCTCAAAGAGCGTTTTTATAAAAATTTAGAGTTTGGTACCGGTGGCATGCGTGGCGTGATGGGTGTGGGCACCAATAGAATCAACAAATATACACTGGGCAAAAATACCCAAGGTCTCAGCAACTATCTAAAGAAACACTATACGAACGAAACGATCAAAGTGGTCATCGCCTATGATTGCCGCCATAATAGCGACACATTGGCAAGAATCGTGGCCGAGGTGTTTGCCGCCAATGGCATAAAGGTTTTTCTGTTCTCTGAATTACGTACCACCCCTGAACTTTCTTTTGCTGTAAGGCATTTGAACTGTCATGCAGGCATTGTACTGACGGCCTCACACAACCCACCTGAATATAACGGATATAAGGTTTATTGGACAGATGGCGGCCAAATCGTGCCGCCCCAAGATGGTGATATCATCGCAGAAATCAATGCTTTGAATTTTGAGGATGTCAATTTTAACGCAAATGACAGCTTGATAGAACCTATTGACAAAGAAGTGGATGAGGCTTTCTTTGAGGCCTCGGTCAAAAACGGAAGCTTTAACGCAGCGGGCAAAGATGATTTCAAGATCGTGTTCACCTCCATTCACGGTACTTCGATCACCGCGATTCCTGAGGTCTTGAAACGGGCCGGATACAAGAACGTGACCGTCATCGAAGAACAGGCCACCCCAGATGGTAATTTTCCAACGGTCGAATCACCCAATCCCGAAGAGCCAGAGGCATTGAAAATGGCCATCAAAAGGGCTGAGGAAATCGGCGCCGATATGGTCGTGGGTACCGACCCTGACAGCGACCGCTTGGGCATAGCTGTAAGAAACCTAGAGGGTGAAATCGAATTGCTCAACGGTAACCAGACCATGGTGATGATGACCAAGTTTTTGTTGGATCAATACCAAAAGAAAGGGTTCAAGGGCAATGAGTTCATAGCAACAACCATCGTGTCGACACCCATGGTCGAAGAAATGGCCAAAGCATACGGGGTCGAGTTCAAGACCGCTTTGACAGGTTTTAAATGGATCGGTAAAATGATAAAAGATTTTCCCGATTCTAAATTCATTGGCGGCGGTGAAGAGAGCTTTGGGTACATGGCAGGTGATTTTGTGAGAGACAAAGACGCCGTGACCGCTACGCTGCTGGCCTGTGAGATTGCCAGTCAGGCAAAGGCCGATGGCAGTTCTTTTTACCAAGAATTGATCAATGCCTATGTACAGTTCGGATTTTATAAGGAAAAACTGATATCGCTGACCAAAAAAGGAATCAGCGGCGCCGAGGAAATCAAGCAGATGTTGAAGGACTTCAAGGAGAATCCCGTGCAATCGGTTCAAGGATCACCAGTGGTCTGGATCGAGGATTACAATACCTCCGTGGCCAAAAATGTGCAAACGGGGGAAGAAAAGACCATGCACTTGCCCAAATCGAACGTATTGATTTACGAAACCGAAGACGGCACGCGAATTGCCGCCCGGCCCAGCGGCACGGAGCCAAAAGTGAAATTTTATATCACCACCAATGCGGCCCTCGAAAAGGCGGGGGACTTTAAATTGGTAAATTCGCAATTGGATGCCAAAATCGAGGGTATCGTCGCTGAACTGAATATGGGCTGA
- a CDS encoding T9SS type B sorting domain-containing protein: MRCLIAIIFILFSGFLLAQREAANWYFGQYAGLDFNSGTPIPLTDGQINTVEGCEAFSDGDGNLLFYTEGKSVWNRFHNLMPNGIELGGSFSTTQSALVVPNPVRNNIYYIFTPDDALAYRLGTSNGFNYSVVNMLLDNGRGDIVEKNTTLLAQCSEKVSAVRNATDNYYWVVTHYRNQFYSYRVDANGVSTSPVISTIGPLISNSENIRGSLKISPDGTKLAIAHTIVEPEFEGSLYLFDFNVDTGVVSNATLVSDERVYYGVEFSSNSSKLYASGVSLTTVDGEKITDEIEIVQYDLESMSIPASEYQVAHFNRRINDGFVAGALQIAIDKKIYHSIPNERLSVIRTPNLQGLDSDFRRFGVDLGGRAASYGLPPFIQSFFETIVTIENFCEGDTTQFTTDSTGAITSIHWNFGDPLSGSANFSTDLNPTHVFTAHGTYTVTIEVEYSNGTSRTFLEFVEIAEIPNVVQSVSLVQCDVDGNDDGITQFNLNEAIVLFNNGNEDITANFFTTLQDAQNNENVIDPIGFQNNFNGEILYARAFENSECFQIVEVALIVRPLTDLGFYRELQICDGTVALLAAEVNMQEVYDQLFVDFGDDLSLYATEDHALLELEELELENRIFGPFDPLQAYFRVENQNDCAAIGFVTLDVEQKPEYEEVVKVVSCNGEAVLTGLDGFDTYLWPDGSTDQEYTVQTTGTFDLIFGNGDCSYLQSFEVVDEAPFEVEEIIVEDFTQRNSVTIITQIPDTIENVQFSLDNGLTFQDSNTFSNLLPGVYDLVVSDGCTEIMETILVGGVLPFFTPNSDGINDRWTLMNPEFFPDVVISVFDRYGKLMKTFRHDDLGWDGTFDRRQMPSDDYWYKLQLGEGRIITGHFALKR; the protein is encoded by the coding sequence ATGAGGTGTTTGATAGCAATTATTTTTATTCTTTTCAGTGGTTTTCTTTTGGCACAGCGAGAAGCTGCTAATTGGTATTTTGGCCAATATGCTGGTTTGGATTTCAATTCTGGAACACCAATTCCGCTTACAGATGGTCAAATCAATACGGTAGAAGGATGTGAGGCCTTTTCTGATGGTGATGGCAACCTTCTTTTCTACACCGAGGGGAAATCAGTATGGAATCGATTTCACAATCTGATGCCCAATGGTATTGAGCTAGGGGGCAGTTTTTCGACCACTCAGTCGGCCCTGGTCGTACCAAATCCGGTACGAAATAACATTTATTATATTTTTACGCCCGATGATGCATTGGCCTATCGTTTGGGCACGTCCAACGGATTCAATTATTCTGTGGTAAATATGTTGCTCGACAATGGCAGGGGAGATATAGTTGAAAAAAACACTACGCTCTTGGCACAATGCTCTGAAAAAGTTTCCGCCGTTCGTAATGCAACAGATAACTATTATTGGGTGGTCACCCATTACAGGAATCAGTTTTATTCATATCGCGTAGATGCCAATGGGGTATCGACCTCACCTGTAATCTCTACAATTGGCCCGTTAATATCTAATTCTGAAAATATTAGAGGCAGTTTGAAAATTTCTCCCGACGGTACGAAATTGGCGATAGCCCATACGATTGTTGAACCTGAGTTTGAGGGAAGTCTATATCTCTTTGATTTTAACGTTGATACAGGGGTGGTCAGTAATGCAACGCTCGTTAGTGATGAACGTGTTTATTATGGAGTGGAGTTTTCTTCGAATTCGTCAAAACTTTATGCGAGCGGTGTTTCTCTCACCACTGTTGATGGTGAAAAAATAACTGATGAGATTGAAATAGTACAGTACGATCTGGAATCAATGAGCATACCAGCATCAGAATATCAGGTTGCCCATTTCAATAGAAGAATCAATGACGGCTTTGTCGCCGGAGCGCTTCAAATAGCTATTGACAAAAAGATATACCATTCCATCCCAAATGAAAGGTTATCGGTCATAAGAACACCAAACTTGCAGGGATTGGACAGTGACTTTAGAAGATTTGGGGTTGATCTTGGTGGTCGGGCCGCCTCTTATGGACTTCCGCCCTTTATTCAATCTTTTTTTGAAACCATAGTGACGATAGAAAATTTTTGTGAAGGTGATACCACCCAGTTTACCACTGATTCTACAGGGGCCATTACATCGATTCATTGGAATTTTGGTGACCCGCTCTCCGGTTCGGCAAATTTTTCAACCGACTTGAACCCAACCCATGTGTTCACTGCGCATGGGACGTATACGGTAACCATCGAGGTAGAATATTCAAATGGTACCTCAAGAACTTTTTTAGAGTTTGTGGAAATAGCGGAAATACCCAACGTGGTTCAGAGTGTCAGTTTGGTACAGTGCGATGTTGATGGCAATGATGATGGCATTACCCAATTCAATTTGAACGAGGCCATAGTGCTTTTTAACAACGGCAACGAAGATATTACGGCAAATTTTTTCACCACACTTCAAGACGCCCAAAACAATGAAAATGTGATCGACCCGATTGGGTTTCAAAATAATTTTAACGGCGAGATACTATATGCAAGGGCTTTCGAGAATTCGGAGTGTTTTCAAATTGTTGAGGTTGCGCTTATAGTACGGCCCCTGACCGATTTGGGATTTTATCGAGAGTTACAGATCTGCGATGGAACTGTTGCCCTTTTGGCCGCAGAAGTAAACATGCAGGAGGTTTATGACCAACTTTTCGTTGATTTTGGTGATGATTTAAGTTTATACGCCACCGAAGATCATGCGCTCTTGGAATTAGAGGAGTTGGAACTCGAGAATAGAATATTTGGCCCTTTTGATCCATTGCAAGCATACTTTCGGGTTGAGAATCAAAACGACTGTGCGGCTATCGGTTTTGTAACACTTGATGTGGAGCAAAAACCTGAATATGAAGAAGTCGTGAAGGTTGTTTCATGTAACGGTGAAGCTGTTTTGACAGGACTGGATGGCTTTGACACCTATCTTTGGCCAGATGGTTCGACGGACCAAGAATATACGGTGCAGACTACCGGAACCTTTGATCTGATTTTTGGCAACGGTGATTGTAGCTATTTGCAGAGTTTCGAGGTGGTCGATGAAGCACCTTTTGAAGTTGAGGAGATTATTGTTGAAGATTTCACACAACGCAATTCGGTCACTATCATAACACAGATACCCGATACTATTGAAAACGTTCAATTTTCGTTGGATAATGGACTTACTTTTCAAGATTCAAATACTTTCTCCAACCTCTTGCCAGGGGTATATGATTTGGTGGTAAGCGATGGTTGTACCGAAATTATGGAAACCATTTTGGTAGGTGGGGTGCTACCATTTTTCACCCCTAATAGTGACGGCATCAACGATCGTTGGACATTGATGAACCCTGAATTTTTTCCCGATGTGGTCATATCGGTTTTTGATCGATATGGAAAATTGATGAAGACATTTCGACACGATGATCTAGGTTGGGATGGAACGTTCGATCGGCGCCAAATGCCTTCAGATGATTACTGGTATAAGCTACAATTGGGCGAAGGCCGCATTATTACCGGGCATTTTGCCTTAAAACGCTAA
- a CDS encoding ABC transporter ATP-binding protein gives MEYFKKILRFAGPYRKYGFLNIFFNILYALFSALSFAALIPMLDVLFKPEDKVYAKPPYQGLGDVKNYLQDYINYQVTAYSGDDDMKGLVLVIGLVLVLFLLKNIFNYLAMYFITFLRNGVLKDVRNKMYEKVVDLPVSYFNEKRKGDVIARITSDVLEIQHSFLSILELIVREPLTILFTILVMFGISAKLTLFVFVFIPVAGMIISRIGKSLKKKSDRVQKEQGEFLSIVEETLGGLRIIKAFNAESRFLKIFKNSTDRFYRFSNSLLNRQNLASPTGEFLGILVIGVLLWFGGKMVLVDGTLDASSFIAYMGLAYNILTPAKAISKASYRVRKGNAAAERVLEVLESENPIKDKKDAQDIQRFEKQIELKNVSFKYEDEYVLKDFDLKVMKGHTVALVGQSGSGKSTIANLVTRFYDVNGGAILLDGTNIKDVSKKSLRNLMGLVTQDSILFNDTVAKNIALGKENASHEEIIEAAKVANAHDFIMELPKGYDTNIGDGGNKLSGGQKQRLSIARAVLTNPPIMILDEATSALDTESERLVQDALEKMMRNRTSIVIAHRLSTIQNADSIVVLQKGKIVEQGTHDELMKSKKGYKKLVEMQTLG, from the coding sequence ATGGAATATTTCAAAAAAATCCTAAGGTTTGCGGGCCCGTACCGCAAATATGGTTTTCTGAACATCTTTTTCAATATACTCTATGCGCTGTTCAGCGCCCTATCGTTCGCGGCTTTGATACCCATGCTCGATGTGCTGTTCAAACCAGAAGACAAGGTCTATGCAAAACCCCCGTATCAAGGGCTAGGCGATGTAAAGAACTATCTTCAAGATTATATCAACTATCAAGTAACGGCCTATTCGGGCGATGATGACATGAAGGGACTGGTGTTGGTCATCGGTTTGGTGCTGGTGCTCTTTCTGCTCAAGAACATCTTTAACTACCTCGCCATGTACTTTATCACCTTTTTACGAAACGGGGTGTTGAAAGACGTCCGCAACAAGATGTACGAAAAAGTCGTCGATCTGCCGGTATCATACTTCAATGAAAAACGCAAAGGTGATGTAATCGCCCGAATCACTTCAGATGTGTTGGAGATACAGCATTCTTTTCTATCGATATTGGAGCTTATCGTCAGGGAGCCGCTCACCATTCTTTTCACCATACTCGTCATGTTCGGCATCAGTGCCAAATTGACCTTGTTCGTTTTTGTTTTCATTCCCGTTGCCGGGATGATTATTTCCCGCATCGGCAAATCACTCAAGAAAAAGTCAGATCGTGTGCAGAAAGAACAAGGTGAGTTTCTGTCTATCGTTGAGGAAACTTTGGGTGGGCTCCGCATCATCAAGGCGTTCAATGCCGAGTCCCGTTTCTTAAAGATCTTTAAAAATTCGACCGATCGGTTTTACCGGTTTTCGAACAGTTTGTTGAACCGTCAAAACCTAGCTTCGCCCACAGGCGAATTTCTGGGCATTTTGGTCATTGGGGTATTGCTATGGTTCGGGGGCAAAATGGTATTGGTCGATGGCACTTTAGATGCCTCCTCCTTTATTGCCTATATGGGGCTTGCCTATAACATTCTTACCCCCGCCAAGGCCATTAGCAAGGCATCTTATAGGGTGCGTAAGGGCAACGCCGCGGCCGAAAGGGTCTTGGAGGTACTGGAAAGTGAAAATCCTATCAAAGACAAAAAAGATGCCCAAGACATACAGCGATTCGAGAAGCAGATCGAACTGAAAAATGTCAGTTTTAAATATGAGGATGAGTATGTTCTCAAAGACTTTGACCTAAAGGTCATGAAAGGGCACACGGTCGCATTGGTGGGCCAATCGGGGAGTGGTAAAAGTACCATTGCCAACTTGGTCACCCGTTTTTATGATGTGAATGGGGGAGCAATATTGCTCGATGGCACCAACATCAAGGATGTTTCAAAAAAGTCACTCCGAAACTTGATGGGCCTAGTAACGCAAGATTCCATCCTCTTCAACGATACCGTGGCCAAGAACATTGCATTGGGCAAAGAAAATGCCTCACATGAAGAAATCATCGAGGCAGCCAAAGTGGCCAATGCCCATGATTTCATCATGGAGCTTCCCAAGGGCTATGATACCAACATCGGTGACGGGGGCAATAAACTCAGTGGTGGGCAAAAACAACGTCTCTCGATCGCTCGGGCCGTACTTACAAATCCGCCTATCATGATATTGGACGAGGCCACCTCGGCCCTAGATACCGAAAGTGAGCGCCTGGTGCAGGACGCCCTTGAAAAAATGATGCGAAACCGTACATCGATTGTCATTGCACACCGTCTGAGCACCATCCAGAATGCAGATTCCATCGTGGTACTCCAAAAAGGAAAGATTGTGGAGCAAGGCACACACGATGAATTGATGAAATCAAAAAAAGGGTACAAAAAATTGGTCGAAATGCAGACATTGGGGTAA